One window of Macrococcus sp. 19Msa1099 genomic DNA carries:
- the narH gene encoding nitrate reductase subunit beta → MKIKAQVAMVMNLDKCIGCHTCSITCKSTWTNRPGAEYMWFNNVETKPGIGYPKRWEDQEVYKGGWQLNSKGKLELKSGSKLSKIALGKIFYNPDMPEMKDYYEPWTYNYANLTNAKEQKHSPVATAESLVSGKKMDLQWGPNWEDDLAGAHITGPTDPNIQKIEEEIKFNFEQSFMMYLPRLCEHCLNPSCVASCPSGAMYKRDEDGIVLVDQDACRGWRYCMTGCPYKKVYFNWKTNKAEKCTFCFPRVEAGLPTVCSETCTGRMRYLGVLLYDADRVLEAATVKDPQDLYQAQLDLFLDPHDPEVIAQAERDGIAQDWIEAAQNSPVYKLAIEYKLAFPLHPEYRTLPMVWYCPPLSPIMNYFEGKDSIKNPDMIFPAIEEMRLPIQYLANMLTAGDAQTVKEALQRMAMMRSYMRAVSSGKDFDASRLDRIGMTAHQVKQMYRLLAIAKHEDRFVIPTSHKEGYMNTYSAQGGEGYTSDNFGADCDGCGPVPAGKSGKEVYEDNFYGGIWRD, encoded by the coding sequence TTGAAGATTAAAGCACAAGTCGCAATGGTAATGAATTTAGATAAATGTATCGGGTGTCATACATGTAGTATTACATGTAAAAGTACCTGGACGAATCGTCCAGGTGCTGAATACATGTGGTTTAACAACGTAGAGACAAAACCAGGTATCGGCTATCCGAAGCGCTGGGAAGACCAGGAAGTATATAAAGGTGGCTGGCAGTTAAACAGCAAAGGAAAATTAGAGCTTAAATCAGGTTCTAAACTTTCTAAAATTGCTTTAGGGAAAATCTTCTATAACCCAGATATGCCTGAAATGAAAGACTATTATGAGCCATGGACTTACAATTATGCTAATCTTACGAACGCGAAAGAACAAAAGCATTCACCAGTCGCAACGGCTGAATCATTAGTATCAGGTAAAAAAATGGACTTACAGTGGGGCCCGAACTGGGAAGATGACTTAGCTGGTGCGCACATCACAGGACCAACAGATCCAAACATTCAAAAGATTGAAGAAGAAATTAAGTTCAATTTTGAACAGTCGTTTATGATGTACTTACCACGTCTATGTGAACATTGTTTAAATCCATCTTGTGTGGCAAGTTGTCCGAGCGGTGCAATGTATAAACGTGATGAAGATGGTATCGTACTTGTAGACCAAGATGCTTGTCGTGGGTGGCGTTATTGTATGACTGGCTGTCCTTATAAAAAAGTTTACTTCAACTGGAAAACGAACAAAGCTGAGAAATGTACCTTCTGTTTCCCGCGTGTTGAAGCAGGACTTCCGACAGTATGTTCTGAAACATGTACGGGACGTATGCGTTATTTAGGTGTATTACTGTATGATGCTGACCGTGTATTAGAAGCAGCGACTGTAAAGGATCCGCAAGATCTATATCAAGCACAACTCGATTTATTCTTAGATCCTCATGACCCAGAAGTGATTGCTCAGGCAGAGCGTGATGGTATTGCACAAGACTGGATTGAAGCAGCACAAAACTCACCAGTATATAAACTTGCAATTGAATACAAACTCGCATTTCCATTACACCCTGAATATCGTACATTACCAATGGTATGGTACTGCCCGCCACTTAGTCCGATTATGAACTACTTTGAAGGTAAAGATTCTATCAAGAACCCAGATATGATCTTCCCTGCAATTGAAGAGATGCGTTTACCAATTCAATACTTAGCAAACATGTTAACCGCAGGAGATGCACAAACTGTAAAAGAAGCGTTGCAACGTATGGCGATGATGCGTAGTTACATGAGAGCCGTTTCAAGTGGTAAAGACTTCGACGCGTCACGTTTAGACCGTATCGGCATGACAGCGCATCAAGTGAAACAAATGTATCGATTACTTGCAATTGCAAAGCATGAAGACCGCTTTGTCATCCCGACATCACATAAAGAAGGATACATGAATACGTATAGCGCTCAAGGTGGCGAGGGTTATACAAGCGATAACTTCGGCGCAGATTGTGACGGTTGTGGTCCAGTACCTGCTGGTAAGTCTGGTAAAGAAGTTTATGAAGATAACTTCTATGGAGGTATTTGGCGTGATTGA
- the narJ gene encoding nitrate reductase molybdenum cofactor assembly chaperone codes for MIDLNKLYDYKRAFGFFSHQLIYPEKLNFHPREFDGVFAEDHPAYEAINQYWNNMHEISLSEIQEVYTSTFDFEKKTTLYMTYVKFQDKKERGQMLARLKVLYEMFGLEMPSSELSDFLPLMCEFIYAADWRGDERAEESMGLLLMVIEDGTYNLLQALEHIKSPYYHLILAIRETCKACLIKDENEVTLNG; via the coding sequence GTGATTGATTTAAATAAACTTTATGATTATAAACGTGCATTTGGATTCTTTAGTCACCAGCTCATTTACCCAGAAAAATTAAATTTTCATCCAAGAGAATTCGACGGGGTGTTTGCAGAGGATCATCCTGCTTATGAAGCAATCAATCAGTACTGGAATAATATGCATGAAATTAGCTTGTCTGAAATTCAGGAAGTGTATACGTCGACATTTGACTTTGAAAAGAAGACGACGTTATACATGACATATGTTAAATTCCAGGATAAGAAAGAACGCGGACAAATGCTTGCACGACTTAAAGTATTGTATGAAATGTTTGGACTTGAAATGCCTTCATCAGAACTGTCAGACTTCTTGCCATTAATGTGTGAATTTATTTATGCAGCGGATTGGCGCGGAGATGAACGTGCAGAGGAAAGCATGGGGTTGTTATTAATGGTCATTGAAGATGGTACGTATAATCTGCTGCAAGCATTAGAACATATTAAGAGCCCATATTATCATTTAATCTTGGCGATAAGAGAAACATGTAAGGCATGTTTGATTAAAGATGAGAATGAGGTGACGTTAAATGGGTAA
- the narI gene encoding respiratory nitrate reductase subunit gamma, whose translation MGNQLLWVIFPYACIAIFIIGHIFRFKYDQFSWTAKSSEFVEKKSLMWGSILFHLGIIPVILGHVVGLGIPASWLRAIGVSDHLYHIGAVYIGSIFGIVTLIGMLLLTARRVTNENVRKLSSLSDILVNFLLLFIVFIGCYSTIVTNATLPDFDYRNTISEWFRGLLILRPEAGYMEGVPLSFKIHVITGFLITALWPFTRLVHVWSVPVNYVGRSHIIYRKHK comes from the coding sequence ATGGGTAATCAATTATTGTGGGTAATATTCCCCTATGCGTGTATTGCGATTTTTATTATTGGTCATATTTTTAGGTTTAAATATGATCAGTTTTCATGGACGGCAAAGTCAAGTGAGTTTGTAGAGAAGAAGTCGTTGATGTGGGGGAGTATTTTATTCCACTTAGGAATTATCCCGGTTATATTAGGGCATGTCGTAGGTCTAGGTATTCCTGCAAGCTGGTTGCGTGCAATTGGTGTGAGTGATCATTTATATCATATCGGTGCCGTATATATCGGAAGCATCTTCGGAATCGTCACGCTTATTGGTATGTTATTGTTGACAGCACGTCGTGTAACAAATGAAAACGTAAGAAAGCTAAGCTCGTTATCAGACATTCTTGTTAACTTTCTATTACTATTCATCGTATTTATCGGCTGTTATTCAACAATCGTAACGAATGCTACATTACCAGACTTTGATTATCGTAATACAATCTCTGAATGGTTCCGCGGATTATTAATATTAAGACCTGAAGCAGGATATATGGAAGGTGTTCCATTATCTTTCAAGATTCACGTAATCACAGGATTCTTAATTACAGCATTGTGGCCATTTACTCGTCTTGTCCATGTATGGAGTGTACCTGTAAACTATGTCGGACGCAGTCACATTATATATCGTAAACATAAATAA
- a CDS encoding GAF domain-containing protein, protein MHDYQAMIDQLRESLNVDFIGLAMPSDLILQTDIHWRHVSGETNERYKKIELKKGKGVAGIVIKTGRDWIELDIESSSLNAHLFDFPIIRFEKLTSFIAVPLWKYNKVAAVLLIGNRSKRPFTLTMHEQLKKSLEQGLGTFYCKDVINSVET, encoded by the coding sequence ATGCATGATTATCAAGCGATGATAGACCAGCTTAGAGAATCACTGAATGTAGATTTTATCGGACTCGCGATGCCTTCTGATTTAATTTTACAGACAGATATTCACTGGCGCCATGTTTCGGGTGAAACAAATGAACGTTACAAGAAGATTGAACTAAAAAAAGGTAAGGGTGTCGCCGGTATCGTAATTAAAACAGGGCGAGACTGGATTGAGCTTGATATTGAATCCAGTAGTTTGAATGCACACCTATTTGATTTTCCAATTATTCGTTTTGAAAAGTTAACGAGTTTTATCGCTGTACCATTATGGAAATACAATAAAGTTGCAGCTGTACTTCTTATTGGGAATAGAAGTAAACGTCCGTTTACTTTAACGATGCATGAACAGCTCAAAAAAAGTCTTGAGCAAGGACTCGGTACTTTTTATTGTAAGGATGTGATCAATAGTGTCGAAACTTGA
- a CDS encoding sensor histidine kinase — protein MSKLEREINDDGLVDAFYNDTDELIIFIDEKNNILTMNQAAQKVIDLHDNIDGLTRNLCRTCLGVTSENAIMECRDCFIKREQNNQSFQLFLKDENGEPKPYSASYVVLKENNGTKVLTLQNISQQIKTQEILHQKTITQKIISAQENERKRISRELHDSVIQELLNVSVDIRLMKYKTEEEKEKHLQMMEGSIARLMDDIRNLSLELRPSSLDDLGLVAAFNSHFKQLEKSYGLEVNMDENIGNIRFSNEIETAVYRITQEAILNALKYANVDEVNVFIQKDETELTVEISDSGDGFTPGDTPKGSGLGFFGMQERAAIVNGYVEINSETGKGTFVTLTIPL, from the coding sequence GTGTCGAAACTTGAGCGTGAAATAAATGATGATGGATTGGTTGATGCCTTTTATAACGATACCGATGAACTCATCATATTTATAGATGAAAAGAACAATATACTCACAATGAATCAAGCCGCTCAAAAAGTGATTGATTTACATGACAATATTGATGGTCTGACAAGAAATCTTTGTCGCACATGTTTAGGAGTTACAAGTGAAAATGCAATAATGGAGTGCAGAGACTGTTTTATTAAACGTGAACAAAATAATCAGTCGTTTCAATTATTTCTAAAAGATGAAAATGGGGAGCCTAAACCGTATTCAGCATCTTACGTCGTGCTAAAAGAAAATAACGGCACTAAAGTACTGACATTGCAAAATATTTCCCAGCAAATAAAAACGCAGGAAATTCTTCATCAGAAAACAATTACACAAAAAATTATTAGTGCGCAGGAAAATGAAAGAAAAAGAATCTCACGAGAATTGCACGATAGTGTGATTCAAGAGTTGCTTAATGTATCAGTTGACATTCGTTTGATGAAATATAAGACTGAAGAAGAGAAAGAGAAGCATCTTCAGATGATGGAAGGTTCAATCGCACGACTAATGGATGATATACGCAATCTATCCTTAGAGTTGAGGCCTTCTTCTTTAGATGATCTTGGTTTAGTAGCAGCATTTAACTCTCATTTTAAGCAACTTGAAAAGAGCTATGGTCTTGAAGTTAATATGGATGAGAATATAGGCAACATTCGTTTTTCTAATGAGATAGAAACAGCAGTATACAGAATTACACAAGAAGCAATACTGAATGCCTTAAAATATGCGAATGTCGATGAAGTAAATGTATTTATACAAAAAGATGAAACCGAATTAACAGTAGAAATTAGCGACAGTGGAGATGGGTTTACACCAGGAGATACACCAAAAGGATCCGGACTCGGATTCTTTGGTATGCAAGAACGTGCGGCTATCGTCAATGGGTATGTTGAGATTAATAGCGAAACAGGAAAAGGTACGTTTGTAACGTTAACCATCCCACTCTAG